The genomic DNA CCCGCCCCCCCGCCCCCCCCCCCCCCCCCCCCCCCCCCCCCCCCCCCCGCGCCGCCCGCCCCCCCCCCCCACCCCCCCACACCCCCCCCCCCCCCCCCCCACCCCCCCGCCCCCGCGCCCGTCCCGCCCTCGCCCCCCCCCGACCCCGTCCTCAATCAGGTCGGACATGTCGGACGGGTCGGACGCGCCTGTCTTCAGTTGGTCGCCTCGAGGAGACGGCGGGCGACGGTCAGGTCGGCGACGAGCATTTCCATGTAGTCGCTCCTTTGCGCCCGGTCGACGCGGAGCACGGCCGAAGGGTGGATCGTGGCGAGGGTCGAAGTCGCCCACGGAGTTTCATGGACCGTTCCCCGCTGCTTCATCAATCCGAAGCCGCGGCCGAAAATCGCTCGTGCGGCAGTCGCTCCGAGAGCGACCACGACGTCGGGACGGAGCGCGCGTCGCTCGGCCTCGAGCCACGGCCGGCAGGCCTCGATCTCGACCTGCTTCGGAGTCTTGTGGATCCTTCTTTTTCCACGCCGTTCGAATTTGAAGTGTTTGACGGCATTGGTGACGTAGACCTCGTCCCGGTCGATTCTCGCCTCGGCGAGAGCGTCGTCGAGAATGCGTCCGGCCGGACCGACGAACGGTACGCCCTGCTGGTCCTCCTGATCCCCCGGCTGCTCGCCGATGAGCATCACGCGTGAGCGTTTCAGCCCGTCGCCGAACACCGTCTGGGTGGCATGGAGGTAGAGAGGACATCCTCTGCAGGTGCTGGCTGCGCGTTCCAGCCGGGAGAGGGCAGTCGAGCTCGGTACCCAGGGTGTGGCGTCGAAATGCTCTGTCTGTGCGGCGGTCATTTGATCTCGTGGGTGTTCGTGGCCGGTCGCATTGCGTGCGAACGATGTTCCAGTGAACGCTTCTACGCAGGCGGTCGGGAAGAGTGGGGGACGTGTGGGACGAGTCAGACGAGTCGGACAGGTCGGACGTGTCGGACCCGTCTGACAGGTCGGACGGCTCATTCCGGCGGCTGGATGATGTCCGTGGAACGCGCCGCGCTCAGCGCGCGTGATGGCGGAGCAGGCTCTGGCGCATCGAGCAATAGGAAAGTATGAAGTGCGCGGAGGCCCGGGCGGCCAGCGAGAGAGCGTCGGGCACTGTGATCAGCGGATGGATGGCATTCATCGTGTGCGAGGCTCCCCCCACGAGAAGGGTCGATGATCCGACCACCGCCTCGGCGATCCGTCGGGCGTCGGACGGATCGACCGTTTCGTCTGCGCCCCCATGGACGATCAGCAGCGGGGTCTGGAGCTCGCGGAGATTCTTCTCCAGATCCAGACGTTCGGAGTTCGTCTCGAGATCATCGAGCAGCCGGGTCGAGACT from Acidobacteriota bacterium includes the following:
- a CDS encoding UdgX family uracil-DNA binding protein (This protein belongs to the uracil DNA glycosylase superfamily, members of which act in excision repair of DNA. However, it belongs more specifically to UdgX branch, whose founding member was found to bind uracil in DNA (where it does not belong), without cleaving it, appears to promote DNA repair by a pathway involving RecA, rather than base excision.), translated to MTAAQTEHFDATPWVPSSTALSRLERAASTCRGCPLYLHATQTVFGDGLKRSRVMLIGEQPGDQEDQQGVPFVGPAGRILDDALAEARIDRDEVYVTNAVKHFKFERRGKRRIHKTPKQVEIEACRPWLEAERRALRPDVVVALGATAARAIFGRGFGLMKQRGTVHETPWATSTLATIHPSAVLRVDRAQRSDYMEMLVADLTVARRLLEATN